A segment of the Acidimicrobiales bacterium genome:
GGGTGGCGATCTCGTGTGGCGTGCCGCGGCGGAGGAACCCCCCCTCGCCGGCGTAGCTGCCCTCGGTGTTCTCGCGCACCACCGCGAAGTCGACCGAAGGCGGCAGGAGGAACGGGCGCAGGTTGACGTACAGGTCGAGCTCGAAGCGCATCTTCAGGAGCAGCCCTCGCTCCAGCACGCCCGGTGGCACCTCGGGCGTGCCGACGGCCCCCAGGAAGATGGCGTCGAACCCGCGCAGCTCGTCGAGCACGGAGTCGGGCAGCACCTCGCCGGTGCGGAGGTAGCGGGCGCCCCCGAGGTCGACGTCCACCGTGTCGAGCTCGACGCCCGCGGCGCGCGCGACGTCGAGGGCCACGGCCACGACCTCGGGGCCGATCCCGTCCCCTCCGATCACCGCGATGCGATGTGCCACCAGCTCCCCTGTTCGGTCCCAGAAATGAGAAGCCGTCCCCGAGGGGACGGCTTCGAGCGCACGCCGGGTTCGGGCGTGCGCTACGGAATGACGATGATGCTGCCGGCGGTGGGCCAGAGAGCGGACATCGCCGTCCAGTGTCCCGCGGGGCCGTCGGGCAGTCAACCCGCGCCGAGCAGCCCGGTAGCCTGGCACCGTGAGCGATGCCCCGCACGTGCACCACCTGTCCGCGACCGCGCACGACCGGCTGCAGGCCGAGCTCCACGACCTGACCACCCGCGGCCGGGTCGAGATCGCCCGCCACATCGAGCGGGCACGCGAGCTCGGCGACCTGTCCGAGAACGGTGACTACCAGGCCGCCAAGGAGCAGCAGGGCATGATGGAGGGCCGGATCCGCCACCTCGAGGCCCTGCTGCGCGATGCCGTCATCGTCGAGGCCGGAGGCTCCGAGACCGTGCGGGTCGGGTCGGTGGTCGTCGTGCGCTACGAGGGCGACGCCGACGACGAGACCGAGCGCTACCTCGTCGGTTCGGTCGAGGAGCGCCACGACGACCTCGACGTGGTCTCCCCCGGCTCCCCGCTGGGTCGGGCCCTGCTCGACCGCAGCACCGGCGACGTCGTGGAGTTCGAGGCGCCCAACGGCGCCCTCAAGGTCGAGATCGTCGACGTCGAGGGCTGAGCGGGGTCCGGCCCGATGACCGCGGACGCCACCGCACGGCCCCTCGCACCGCCCCTGCCGCCGGGCCGGCGCGTCGAGCTCCCCGGGCGCGGCACCACCTTCGTGCGCGAGCTCCCCGGCCCTCCCGGCGCGCCCGTCGTGGTGCTCCTCCACGGCTGGACGGCCAGCGCCGACCTCAACTGGTTCCCCTCGTACTTCCCCCTCGCCCGCCGCTACCGGGTGCTCGCGCTCGACCACCGCGGCCACGGCCGGGGCATCCGCTCGCGCCGGCCGTTCCGCCTCGAGGACTGCGCCGACGACGTCGCCGCCCTGGCCAACGTGCTCGGGATCGAGCGGTTCGTGGCCGTGGGCTACTCGATGGGGGGGCCCATCGCCCAGCTCGTGTGGCACCGCCACCCCCACCACGTTCAGGGCGTGGTGCTGTGCGCCACCGCCCGGAGCTTCGCGGCCACCACCGAGGAGCGGGTGTGGTTCGCGGGTCTGGGCACCATGGCCTGGGCCAGCCGGCTCACGCCGGCGGCCGCCCAGCGGCGGATGGCGAGCCGGCTCCTCAGCCGCAAGCCCGAGCGCGGGTTCGGGGCCTGGGCCCTCGACGAGGTCCACCACAACGACTGGACCAAGATCCTCGAGGCCGGGCGGGCCATCGGCCGATTCTCGTCCCGGGAGTGGATCGGCGGCCTCGACGCGCCGGCCGCCGTGGTGATCACCACCGGCGACCGCGTCGTGCCACCGCGGCGCCAGCAGCGCCTGGCCGAGTCGATCCCCGGCGCGGCGGTGTTCGAGGTGGCCGGCGACCACGACGTGTGCGTGATGCAGCCCGGCCTGTTCGTCCCCACCCTGGTCGAGGCCGTCGAGTCGGTGCTGGAGCGGGTGCCGGTGGGGTCCCGGGGCACCTAGAACGCCTGTGTCGGCGGGGCGGGGCCGAGCACGGTCGTGGCCAGCACGCTGTTGCCGGCCGGGTCGGTGGGCGTCGTCACCGTGGTCCAGCGGGTCTGGGTGGTGCTCTGCCCCACCTGCGGCGTCCCGGAGGTTCGGGCGCCCAGCACGATGGTCACCTGCGAGCCGCTCATGGTCATCACCGAGGGCACGCCGGCGGACCCGAAGTTGGCGGCGGTGCCGCTGACGTAGCGGTTGCGCAGGTCCCACGTGCCCAGCGGGAGCTGGGCGCTCGAGCTGGCGTTGCGCACGGTCACGAGAGACCGATTCGCTGCGGTCACCCGGACCACCACGTTGGTGGCCGAGCCGTTCCACCCCGACAGGATCGTGGACGGGTCGAGCGGCTCCGAGAAGGTGAGGGTGAGCGTGTCGCCCTGCTCCACGAGGCCGGCCGTCCCGGCGTTGGTGGTCGCGGCCGACACGCCGACCGGGCGGGTGTTGTCCACCAACACCACGAAGCCCAGGGTGGTCGACGCGTTGGCGGCCACGTCGATCGCCGTGACCGAGTACGTGCGCGTGCCCTCCGCCAGCGGGTTGCCGGCCGTCAGGGTGCCGCTGGCGTAGTTGTACGAGACGCCGGCCACGGTGTACGAGCCGGCGGTCATGACCACGGCGGTCTGGCCGGGGGTGACGGCGCTCACGTCGGCCCGCACCGTGGCGATGCCGGTCGGGGGGTTCCCGGCGTCGACCACGTTGGCGTACACCCGGTACGTGCGACCCTGGCCGATCGCGCCCCCGAGGCCGCCGGCCGTCTTCTGGATCACGGCCGCCGTGACCGAGGGCGGGGCGAAGTCGGAGGCGGCGCTGAAGGTGCCGCTGGCGCCCGTCGCCGAGGTGAACGCGGCGAGGGCCGAGCCGACGAGCGGCCCGGCCAGGATCGCGGCGGCGGCGCCGGCCGCGGCCAGGGCTCGTCGCAGTCGGCGCCGCATCCGGCTCACCGCGGGGGCACGACCCCCAGGGCCAGCGCACGCGCCTCGCGGCGGGCCCGCACCTCCCAGGGATGGTGCTCGGGCAGCAGGGCGTAGCGGGCCAGCCAGGCGCACAGGGCCGCCGCTGCGGCCACCAGGGCCAGCGCCGACCAGCGCCGCTCCGATGCCAGGGTCATGGGGGCGCCCGCGAAGGGCACCACGGCCACCGCCCGGCCGACCACGTCGACGAGGGCGACCGGCACCTGGTCCTGCGTCCCGTTGGCGTCGCCCTTGGTGATCACCTCCTGGCCGCGCACCTCGACCACCCGGTGGGTGCGCAGCGCCCCGCTCTCGGGGGCGCGGAAGGTGATCACCTGGCCCGGCCGGAGGCGGTCTGCCCGGGCCGGGTCGACCAGCACCACGTCGCCGACGCGCAGCGCCGGCTCCATCGACGTCGACGTGATGACCGTCGGGCTCCAGCCCAGCACGACCGCCGGCACCAGGGCCGCGACGGCCAGCACGACCCCCGTCAGCAGCCCGATCAGCGCCACCAGACCGGCGTAGAAGCGGACCTCGGCCCCGACCGAGCGAGTCGGTCGGGGCCGGGTGCCGTCGTGTGCCGTGGAGGGGATCACGTCACCGGACCGGTCAGCTCTGGGCTTCCCAGGTGAACACCGCGGTGGCGTTCAGGCCCTGGGCCAGGTTGTTGTCGGCCAGCGCGACGGTGAAGCGGAAGGTGCGGGCGTCGTTGGTGGCGGCGGCGGTGAAGCCGGTGGCGC
Coding sequences within it:
- a CDS encoding 3-isopropylmalate dehydrogenase, which produces MWRAISTRPRVVRSWSSACSRSCAVADRWCTCGASLTVPGYRAARRGLTARRPRGTLDGDVRSLAHRRQHHRHSVAHARTRRALEAVPSGTASHFWDRTGELVAHRIAVIGGDGIGPEVVAVALDVARAAGVELDTVDVDLGGARYLRTGEVLPDSVLDELRGFDAIFLGAVGTPEVPPGVLERGLLLKMRFELDLYVNLRPFLLPPSVDFAVVRENTEGSYAGEGGFLRRGTPHEIATQGSVNTRMGVERCVRFAFELAAGRPRRHLTLVHKTNVLTFAGDLWQRAFDEVGAQFPAVTTAYNHVDAACIHLVQDPARYDVIVTDNLFGDILTDLGGAVSGGIGLAASANLNPARTGPSMFEPVHGSAPDIVGTGRADPRAAILSAAMMLEFLGEAEAAGRIRAAVGAVAGQGGTTTEIGDRVAAGL
- a CDS encoding transcription elongation factor GreA; the protein is MSDAPHVHHLSATAHDRLQAELHDLTTRGRVEIARHIERARELGDLSENGDYQAAKEQQGMMEGRIRHLEALLRDAVIVEAGGSETVRVGSVVVVRYEGDADDETERYLVGSVEERHDDLDVVSPGSPLGRALLDRSTGDVVEFEAPNGALKVEIVDVEG
- a CDS encoding alpha/beta hydrolase yields the protein MTADATARPLAPPLPPGRRVELPGRGTTFVRELPGPPGAPVVVLLHGWTASADLNWFPSYFPLARRYRVLALDHRGHGRGIRSRRPFRLEDCADDVAALANVLGIERFVAVGYSMGGPIAQLVWHRHPHHVQGVVLCATARSFAATTEERVWFAGLGTMAWASRLTPAAAQRRMASRLLSRKPERGFGAWALDEVHHNDWTKILEAGRAIGRFSSREWIGGLDAPAAVVITTGDRVVPPRRQQRLAESIPGAAVFEVAGDHDVCVMQPGLFVPTLVEAVESVLERVPVGSRGT
- a CDS encoding signal peptidase I, translated to MIPSTAHDGTRPRPTRSVGAEVRFYAGLVALIGLLTGVVLAVAALVPAVVLGWSPTVITSTSMEPALRVGDVVLVDPARADRLRPGQVITFRAPESGALRTHRVVEVRGQEVITKGDANGTQDQVPVALVDVVGRAVAVVPFAGAPMTLASERRWSALALVAAAAALCAWLARYALLPEHHPWEVRARREARALALGVVPPR